In a genomic window of Sardina pilchardus chromosome 20, fSarPil1.1, whole genome shotgun sequence:
- the ppp1r13ba gene encoding protein phosphatase 1, regulatory subunit 13Ba isoform X10 — protein sequence MLKLQLLIFPGNLAGIQWNYENSWCSGLCHFAVSFSFYFFIYKSTWTASVRKLISCKEQRLRYLKQQDGRPGQSVPEAEKLQRLKERVDSQEAKLKKVRAMRGQVDYSKVINGNLSAEIEHVSNLFQEKQAELQAAVLKVDTLTQQLDDLRRGRLNGLQPLGGPISGAAALELRKLYQELQIRNKLNQEQSSKLQQQKEMLNKRNMEVSMMDKRIGDLRERLYKKKAEARLPQHRSLSRMNGPPSPQPGSGSSGRVAAVCPYIQVPVPGRQEGGYVLPPDPLKPQSLAMTATVNHARSKSEEEGCGGGGVRKPLGPWKVSDLDIITDPSLVPSTADEAEGLAAPSEPAGADCDSTNDANWPALTKSMPPLVPPDKMAVGMQGDKSLDSNRLVGAVTALSKQPHPTYGTYPSAGHHSTICSTSSLPRSAPATLAWQRSSPPASRSASQQIQQRISVPPSPSSSQTGSPMFPGAERPDPPLAAAVRPFVTDRGSRPQSPRKGPATMNSSSIYHMYLQPAAKGYPSSSRPAVKAVYGKPVLPSSSTSPSPVPFQHQSSRDEPDAEGAPLPAPNVENIPRPLSPTKLTPVAHSPLRYQSDADLEVLRRKLANAPRPLKKRSSITEPEGPAGPNIQKLLYQRFNTLAGGMESGAVGTPFYQPDSPLSYMGPPMILSEADTTNGNSPVPDSLAMPPAAEAPAPDVPLPPPSGSPPASDANENRLAHPCADTIASAQIAVAAQPSPQTSRLAAPDTTEDNSNNNHHHHQSGPTKNAQSSPVPEARTPPAEPESPPKARSPPTPSSKRTNLKKPGSERTGHGLRVKFNPLALLLDASLEGEFDLVQRIIYEVQNPSTPNDEGITPLHNAVCAGHHHIVKFLLDFGVNVNAADSDGWTPLHCAASCNSVHLCKLLVESGAAIFATTISDVETAADKCEEMEEGYIQCSQFLYGVQEKLGVMNKGTVYALWDYEAQSPDELSFREGDALTVLRRRDDNETEWWWARLNDKEGYVPRNLLGLYPRIKPRQRSLA from the exons ATGTTGAAACTCCAACTACTCATTTTCCCGGGAAATCTAGCTGGAATCCAGTGGAATTATGAGAACAGCTGGTGCAGTGGGTTGTGTCATTTTGCTGTCAGTTTCTCCTTCTACTTCTTCATTTATAAATCAACGTGGACTGCGTCTGTACGAAAGTTGATCTCTTGTAAG GAGCAGCGTCTGCGTTATCTGAAGCAGCAGGACGGCAGGCCGGGCCAGTCGGTGCCCGAGGCGGAGAAGCTGCAGCGTCTGAAGGAGCGTGTGGACAGCCAGGAGGCCAAGCTCAAGAAGGTCCGCGCCATGAGAGGACAGGTGGACTACAGCAAGGTCATCAATGGAAACCTGT CGGCGGAGATTGAGCACGTGAGCAACCTGTTCCAGGAGAAGCAGGCCGAGCTGCAGGCGGCCGTGCTGAAGGTGGACACGCTCACGCAGCAGCTGGACGACCTGCGCAGGGGACGCCTCAACGGCCTGCAGCCTCTCGGGGGGCCCATCAGCGGGGCCGCCGCGCTCGAGCTTCGCAAACTCTACCAggagctgcag ATCCGTAACAAACTCAACCAGGAGCAGAGCAGcaagctgcagcagcagaaggAGATGCTCAACAAGCGCAACATGGAGGTGTCCATGATGGACAAGCGCATCGGCGACCTGCGCGAGCGCCTCTACAAGAAAAAAGCCGAGGCACGTCTCCCTCAGCACCGCAGC CTGAGCCGGATGAACGGACCTCCGTCCCCCCAGCCTGGCTCGGGCAGCTCGGGTCGGGTGGCAGCTGTGTGCCCCTACATCCAGGTGCCTGTGCCGGGCAGGCAGGAGGGGGGCTATGTGTTGCCCCCCGACCCCCTCAAGCCTCAGTCGCTCGCCATGACCGCCACCGTCAACCACGCTCGCTCCAAGTCCG aggaggaggggtgtggcGGTGGAGGTGTGCGTAAGCCCCTGGGCCCCTGGAAGGTGTCAGATTTAGACATCATAACGGACCCCTCGCTGGTGCCGTCCACCGCAGACGAGGCAGAAGGGCTCGCGGCCCCCTCAGAGCCCGCAGGGGCCGACTGTGATTCCA CCAACGATGCAAACTGGCCAGCTCTCACCAAAAGCATGCCACCACTCGTACCTCCAGACAAGATGGCCGTCGGAATGCAGGGCGACAAG AGCCTGGACTCGAACAGGCTGGTGGGGGCAGTGACCGCTCTGTCCAAGCAGCCCCACCCGACCTACGGCACGTACCCCAGCGCGGGCCACCACTCCACCATCTGCTCCACCAGCTCGCTGCCCCGCTCCGCGCCCGCCACCCTGGCCTGGCAGCGCTCCTCGCCCCCCGCCTCGCGCTCGGCCTCGCAGCAGATCCAGCAGCGGATCTCGGTGCCCCCCAGCCCCTCCTCGTCCCAGACGGGGTCGCCCATGTTCCCCGGCGCCGAGAGGCCCGACCCTCCGCTGGCGGCCGCCGTGCGACCCTTCGTCACGGACAGGGGGTCCCGGCCGCAGTCGCCCCGCAAGGGCCCGGCCACCATGAACTCCAGCTCCATCTACCACATGTACCTGCAGCCAGCGGCTAAGGGctaccccagcagcagcagaccagCAGTCAAGGCCG tcTATGGGAAGCCGGTTCTACCCTCCAGCTCCACGTCTCCCTCCCCGGTTCCCTTCCAGCACCAGAGCAGCCGCGACGAGCCGGACGCCGAGGGCGCCCCGCTGCCCGCGCCCAACGTGGAGAACATCCCGCGGCCCCTCAGCCCCACCAAGCTCACGCCCGTGGCCCACTCTCCGCTGCGCTACCAGAGCGACGCCGACCTGGAGGTGCTCCGGCGCAAGCTGGCCAACGCGCCGCGCCCGCTCAAGAAGCGCAGCTCCATCACCGAGCCCGAGGGCCCCGCCGGGCCCAACATCCAGAAGCTTCTGTACCAGCGCTTCAACACGCTGGCCGGGGGCATGGAGAGCGGCGCGGTGGGCACTCCGTTCTACCAGCCGGACAGCCCGCTGAGCTACATGGGCCCGCCGATGATCCTGAGCGAGGCGGACACCACCAATGGGAACTCGCCCGTGCCCGACAGCCTGGCGATGCCACCTGCCGCGGAGGCGCCCGCACCGGACGTCCCCCTGCCTCCGCCGTCTGGGTCACCTCCGGCTTCGGATGCCAACGAGAACAGGCTGGCGCATCCCTGCGCTGACACGATAGCCAGCGCTCAGATTGCCGTCGCCGCCCAGCCCTCCCCTCAGACGTCAAGGCTGGCAGCGCCCGACACCACGGAggacaacagcaacaataaccaccaccaccaccaaagtgGCCCCACAAAAAATGCCCAAAGTAGCCCAGTGCCTGAGGCTCGAACCCCTCCCGCCGAGCCCGAATCGCCGCCTAAAGCTAGATCGCCCCCGACTCCATCG TCCAAACGGACCAACCTGAAGAAGCCGGGTTCCGAGCGGACGGGTCACGGGCTGAGGGTGAAGTTCAACCCGCTGGCTCTGCTGCTGGATGCATCGCTGGAGGGAGAGTTTGACCTGGTCCAGAGGATCATCTACGag GTGCAGAATCCAAGCACGCCCAACGACGAGggcatcactccactccacaacGCCGTATGCGCCGGGCATCACCACATCGTTAAGTTCCTGCTGGACTTCGGTGTAAATGTCAATGCTGCAGACAGTGATGGATG gaCCCCTCTGCACTGCGCTGCCTCCTGCAACAGCGTCCATCTCTGCAAGCTGCTGGTGGAGTCTGGGGCGGCCATCTTTGCCACCACCATCAGCGACGTGGAGACGGCCGCGGACAAGtgtgaggagatggaggagggataCATCCAGTGCTCCCAGTTCCTTTACG GTGTCCAGGAGAAGTTGGGGGTGATGAATAAGGGGACGGTGTACGCTCTGTGGGACTACGAGGCGCAGTCGCCCGACGAGCTCTCCTTCCGCGAGGGAGACGCCCTCACCGTGCTGCGTCGCCGTGACGACAACGAGACGGAGTGGTGGTGGGCGCGTCTCAACGATAAGGAGGGCTATGTACCACGCAACCTGTTAGGG TTGTACCCCAGGATCAAGCCCAGACAGCGCTCTTTGGCATAG